The genome window CAATGATCTGTTCTTCCGTGTGCCGTTTTCGAGTCATGGGCCCCTCCTGTGGGCCCCATCTCAGCACAGTGGAACTTCCAAGCCAATGGTCTAGTTTTCGGGGGGAAGGTCAGGGTGTATGCAGCTCTATGCCAATAGGGTCATTGGATGGAAAGGAGAGAAAGATGGGCAACCACATCTAATCAAAGAACGCATTCTCTATATTTATCCAGACCAAACCGCATCGGTCATTAATCTCAATAAGAAACGACCTCTCCCAATCCGTACACCGCTTAAATACCTCTATGACGCATTCGTTAACGAAGACCTGGTCTTGGTTGAGGAAGATCCCTACACCGAACAATATCGGGACGAGGCTACGCTTTCCGAGAATGACAAAGCATTCAGAAGCCATGTATGGGACAAACTTGAGCTTTTTCTAACCAAGCATTACCTCGCACTCCTTGAACTTCGCACTCGTGGCGCAATTGTCCTTGAAATTATCAAGAGTACGGGTTGGACGAAGGAAACCGTTTACAAATATCTGCGGCGGTACTGGCTGACAGGACAAACGAAGAACGCTTTTCTTCCCGGTTACCATCGCTGCGGTGGCCGAGGTGGGAGGCGACTCGTATACGACAGTCGTCCAGGGCCAGAGCGTAGAAACAAGCAACTGGGATGGACCGCCGGCAATGGCGTTGCCGTCAACGAAGATATCCGCAAACGACTGACTGAAGGAATTAAGGAGTTTCACCTTAAACAGAAGCTCCCTTTTGCCCAAGCCGTGAAGAAGACAATCCAATCGCGCTTTTGTGATGATTTCGAAATGAAGAACGGGATTGTCATCCCGAAGTTATGGGCTCCAGATTCACTACCTAGCGAACGACAAGCTCGCTATCTCTTTAAGCGGGATTTCCAGAATCCGACTCAAGTACTGACAGCGCTAACGAGTGAGAAGCTTTTCCTTCGCAACCACAGAGCCCTGCTTGGCGAGTCACTTAGCATGGTAGAGGGACCGGGATCGCTGTATCACATCGATGCCACGGTCGGTGACGTCTATCTGAGAAGTGAGCTGGATCGCAATCGTCTGATAGGGCGTCCGGTGATTTATTTAGTTGTCGACGTGTTTTCCCGAATGATCGTGGGATTTGCCGTCCTGCTTGAAGGACCCAGCTGGATGGGAGCCATGCAGGCTTTGTTTCAAGCCTTTTCCAATAAACAGAGATTTTGCGCCGGATTAGGAATCACGATTACACCCAATCAATGGCCCTGCGAAGGCCTTCCAGATGCGATCCTCGCCGATGGCGGTGAACTACTTGGTCATGATGCGGACAGTCTCACCGCGCTAGGAATCCAGATCCATCAGGCCGCAGCCTGGCGCCCTGACTGGAAACCACTCGTGGAGCGGTATTTTGGACTACTCAACACACATATCGAATGGATCCCTGGAAAGCTACATAAACGCCAACCGGGCGAGCATGACTGTCGCTTGGATGGCGTCCTGACGCCTCGCATGTTTCGACAACTCCTGACATGGATCATTTTGAAGCACAACAATAGTGTCCTCCTGAAACACTATGCCCTCTCAAAAGAGATGATCGCAGATAAAGTCAAACGCTATCCGTCTGTACTGTGGGAGTGGGGGGTGAGCCAATCCTTAAGTGAACTCCGCTGGAAGCCAGAACCGCTGGTTCAGGCGACGTTACTACCCAGGGACAAGGCTACAGTCACCAGGAAAGGGATACGCTTTAAACATCTTTACTACACGTGTTCATTAGCCGAAAGCGAACAATGGTTTGTCCGCGCGGGCCAAAAGACCTGGAGCATAGATGTCGCCTACTATCCACCCGACGACTCGGTCCTCTACCTTCGGCTGGAAGATGGATCACGACTTGTTCCTTGCACACTGGTTGATCGCATCAACGAGCTAAGTTGGGTGGGACAAGATTGGTACGACGTCGAAGATCACTTTACCCTGCGGAACATTGAGAATCTCGACGAGAAGTATACAGCCGCACATTCCACCCTCACATTTGATGTTCAGGAAGCTGCCCTCATAAAACAGGCCAAAGAAGAACTTGCTCAAGCTGTCACTCCGACATCCAAGTCCTCCCAACTCAAGGGCATCGCCGACAATTACAAAAAGGAACGAGAACAGGAACAACAAATCAATCCTCCCGTTCCCAAGCGTGTGAAACCACCACTTCCTCCACCACAGGTCTCGGTTGATGATGAATATATTCCCGATGCGTTGCCATTCGCTTTGTTGCAGGAAGCACAAGCCGAACTGACATCCAAAATCACATCTCACTGAGAAGAGGATTTATGGAGCCCACACCTAACTCCGTACCTTTCGCACCATCGCTCCTCCGGCTTGGAAGGATCCAGAAGGCCGACTACGTTGAGCAGGTTATATGGTCCTATAGACAAGTCCCCACTATTGAAACATTAGGCACAACGTTGAGCAGAAAAGAGGTGGCTGTGCGCCTCGCCCAACGGCCACCGTTTAAAGAAGACATGCGCAGGGCCGACCCACACGACCGCCTTGAGATGGTTCAAGCTGCGATGCTCGAGTGGTTTGAGCCACTCCCCTTTCATCTTGATCTCCACGAATCCATTTCGCGAGCTATTCGGGGAGGCCTCTCGCAGCGCAATCCCTTCACACCCGGATATTACCGTGACAACAGAGTGCAAATTGATCGCTTTTGGTCGCCGCCTCGAACCTTTCAGAGATCTAGCGCACTCGGCTTTCAACTAACCGGGATTAGCGGCGGTGGGAAGACTTCGGCTATTGAGCGAGATTTATCGCTCTACCCTCAGTGGATCCAACATACCGAATATAAAAGCCAGCCATTTCGCTTTGACCAACTCACATGGCTTCATCTCGAATGCCCATATGACGTGTCGGTTCGTGGTCTGTGCGTCAATTTTCTTCAGGCTGTTGATGCCATCTTCAGGCCAGAAAAAACCGAGGAGAGTTACCTGTACCTCTACAACCGGAACAATCGCGCCAGTGTCGATACCCTGATTCCCTCAATCGCCGCGATCGCCGCGAACCATTGTCTCGGTCTACTTGTGATCGACGAGATTCAACGGCTCGCTTTGGCAAAAAGCGGTGGCGCTGAACGCATGTTGGCTTTCTTTGTACAGCTTGTAAACACAATCGGAGTTCCTGTGATTCTTGTCGGAACATGGAAGGCCCGAGCGATTCTCGCAAAGGAATTCATTCAAATCCGTCGAGGAAGTGGGCAGGGTGAGAAGGAATGGGATCGTATGCAGAAAGGCAGTGAAAACTGGTCGCACTTCATTAATGCAATGTGGGCCTTTCAGTTCGTCAGGCATCCGGTCGAGTTGACCCCTGAATTGAGCGACACTCTGTACGATGAAACACAAGGCATCACGGATTATGCAATCAAAGTGTTTTGCATGGCGCAATGGCGTGCGATTTCTACAGGGCGAGAGCGAATCAGTCCAGCCATGATTCGGTCTGTCGCGAAAGATGGCCTCAAAAGTGCCCAAAATGTCCTCAAAGCACTCCGAGAGGGCAAAAGTACCGCTGTGATTGGGCAGCTGGAGGATGTACTCCCTCCAGAAATACTGCAGACTCTCGAGAAAGAAGCGAAGACCCTGGCAAAGAGTAGGCAGGCTAGCGCCCCCAAGAATACATCCACCACACAGAATCCACCCGAACCACTTTCCTCCTCCATGGCAAATCCCCCAGGGAAAGTACGCTTAACCGCTTCAGAAAACCCAACACAAGATGCAAGTCCCTCCCTGGCAGGCATTATTGAGGCGGCAACCTTGCACGGCCACACTCCTGCCCAGGCGTTAGCCAATTCGAATCTCGGAGCCGCACTTCCCATCTAAGTGAGTAACGGAGCACACCATGCCAGGCATGAGAACTTTTGTACGATCTCTACCAACCCTTTTCCCTGATGAACTTGTCGCAAGTATGTGTGCACGACTGATCGACCGGCTTCGCGTGGATGGCTTGGTCGTGTTCAGAACACTGTTCGGGGTACCGTATCCCCGCATCTCGTGGGACTTACCTCGTTACCTCGACCACCTGGGGAACATCCTGCCCTCCCATTATGAGTTGGATTACTACGATCTCCTTGAGCAACATACCCTCTTTCCCTTCTTTCGCATCTTTACCCCCTCCGTCATGCTGCCGACGTTCGGGGTAAATTCCCACAGACCAGATCTTCTCCACCCTGATCAGGCTGCTCGACATGTGCCAACCGTGCTTCGCTACTGCCCGTCATGCGCCGACAACGACCGTCTGCTTCACGGTGAGCGATACTGGCATCGCAGTCACCAACTACCGGGCGTATATGTATGTGTCAGACACGAAATGTTCTTAGAACCGACAACCATTGAATTGTGGTGCCTGTCCGGACCTGAATGCGAGAAGGCTAGTGCTGAACGTGTCCTTTACGGAGGGCAGGGGCGACTCATTAATCCTAGCTTAACAGATCATCTGGAAATGTTGCGCATCGCACGAATCATGGTCGAATTGCTTAACCCTCAGACTGCACCCACCATCATTAAAGAATATGGCCGCCAGCGTTTGGTTCATCTGAGTATCGAAGCCTACCGACTCAATTTGGGGGATTTTGTACCTCCCCAGAGACGAGTGATCCCCGAGAGCTTTATTGGACAGGCATGGACTCAGCATCTCGGATAACGTCATGCTCCCAGCAATTCCTCATCCGTATCCTGACGAGCTCCTGTATAGCCTACTCGGACGATATGCCCAACGGCTGCGAATTCATTCCAGCTCGTCCTTTCTGAATCATCTTTTTGGGACTCCACAGCTTCACACATCGATTCATTGCCCAACCCACCTCGACCGACTGGCAGAGCGTCTACGCGGCTCGCTCTGCTTGACCGGGGAAGAAATCATTAATCGCCTC of Nitrospira defluvii contains these proteins:
- a CDS encoding Mu transposase C-terminal domain-containing protein; its protein translation is MQLYANRVIGWKGEKDGQPHLIKERILYIYPDQTASVINLNKKRPLPIRTPLKYLYDAFVNEDLVLVEEDPYTEQYRDEATLSENDKAFRSHVWDKLELFLTKHYLALLELRTRGAIVLEIIKSTGWTKETVYKYLRRYWLTGQTKNAFLPGYHRCGGRGGRRLVYDSRPGPERRNKQLGWTAGNGVAVNEDIRKRLTEGIKEFHLKQKLPFAQAVKKTIQSRFCDDFEMKNGIVIPKLWAPDSLPSERQARYLFKRDFQNPTQVLTALTSEKLFLRNHRALLGESLSMVEGPGSLYHIDATVGDVYLRSELDRNRLIGRPVIYLVVDVFSRMIVGFAVLLEGPSWMGAMQALFQAFSNKQRFCAGLGITITPNQWPCEGLPDAILADGGELLGHDADSLTALGIQIHQAAAWRPDWKPLVERYFGLLNTHIEWIPGKLHKRQPGEHDCRLDGVLTPRMFRQLLTWIILKHNNSVLLKHYALSKEMIADKVKRYPSVLWEWGVSQSLSELRWKPEPLVQATLLPRDKATVTRKGIRFKHLYYTCSLAESEQWFVRAGQKTWSIDVAYYPPDDSVLYLRLEDGSRLVPCTLVDRINELSWVGQDWYDVEDHFTLRNIENLDEKYTAAHSTLTFDVQEAALIKQAKEELAQAVTPTSKSSQLKGIADNYKKEREQEQQINPPVPKRVKPPLPPPQVSVDDEYIPDALPFALLQEAQAELTSKITSH
- a CDS encoding ATP-binding protein, with the protein product MRRADPHDRLEMVQAAMLEWFEPLPFHLDLHESISRAIRGGLSQRNPFTPGYYRDNRVQIDRFWSPPRTFQRSSALGFQLTGISGGGKTSAIERDLSLYPQWIQHTEYKSQPFRFDQLTWLHLECPYDVSVRGLCVNFLQAVDAIFRPEKTEESYLYLYNRNNRASVDTLIPSIAAIAANHCLGLLVIDEIQRLALAKSGGAERMLAFFVQLVNTIGVPVILVGTWKARAILAKEFIQIRRGSGQGEKEWDRMQKGSENWSHFINAMWAFQFVRHPVELTPELSDTLYDETQGITDYAIKVFCMAQWRAISTGRERISPAMIRSVAKDGLKSAQNVLKALREGKSTAVIGQLEDVLPPEILQTLEKEAKTLAKSRQASAPKNTSTTQNPPEPLSSSMANPPGKVRLTASENPTQDASPSLAGIIEAATLHGHTPAQALANSNLGAALPI
- a CDS encoding TniQ family protein; protein product: MPGMRTFVRSLPTLFPDELVASMCARLIDRLRVDGLVVFRTLFGVPYPRISWDLPRYLDHLGNILPSHYELDYYDLLEQHTLFPFFRIFTPSVMLPTFGVNSHRPDLLHPDQAARHVPTVLRYCPSCADNDRLLHGERYWHRSHQLPGVYVCVRHEMFLEPTTIELWCLSGPECEKASAERVLYGGQGRLINPSLTDHLEMLRIARIMVELLNPQTAPTIIKEYGRQRLVHLSIEAYRLNLGDFVPPQRRVIPESFIGQAWTQHLG